GGAAGAAGAGGTATTGGTTACATATTATGAAGAGGGGTATGTGCTTACTAGTTATATGACTGTTGTGCATATAAATCCGATGAAACAGACTGTGACTTGCACGGATGCATTTTATCGAACGCACATGTTTACGACTATTGATATAATCGATGTGAAGTGAAAGAAGCTGAATTTTAGAAATAGGCTTCTTTTTATCGTTTGCAGTTTTTTAATTGAATATGAAAAAACAGCTAGCTGCTCGGCCCCAGGGAAATGGAGAAAAAGATTAGGTACTTAAAAAATCGATTCTAGCTGTTTATCAGCCTATACACAGTATGGACAGAATTTGAACTATTATGTAGGAGAAAAAGGGGATTATTTGTATTATTTTGACACGCAAGGGACGATTCAAATGGTTCAGAAAGTAATACAAGCAAAAGAAATACAGTATGATTACCCATCAATATAAGTGTATTTTTATATATATGATACACAGAGGGGAATGTATTTCTAGGCAATTTTATTTGATTATGTGAACACGTTATAGCCTAGGCGTAAGAAGTGCCTTTAAGCAGTGCCAACTTGGTTTTGATCTGCAAGATCCGAATCAAATGTGTTTGTAGCACTTACACCATTAAAAGTATTTACAATAAAACCAACGTTGGAAGCACCAGAACCATTATAAGCTTTTGTGTTTTCTTTAGGAGAAACGTTGTAAAAGTCACCTAAGTTGAAAGAACCGTTACTATTTTGTACAACTAGATTCGCTACAACTGAAGGCATAATTTTCACCTGCTTTACAAGGAGTTGTTAACACCACTATATGATGTTATATTTCAAAAGGTTCATTTAACGAATACGCTAGGTAGGGATTACTGTTTATTCGAATTAATAAACTTACAAAAGGAAAGTATGATAAAATTAATATGAAGATAAATAACCTGTAATAAAGTTTACAGGTAAAAATAGATTAAAGGAGAGACCAATGATATGAATAATGTTATTAAAGAAGTGGAATTAACAGATACAAAATCAAGTAATCTCGTTGCGTTTATTCATGCTAACAATGTTACATTGGTTGAAGAAGCGTTTTGTCCTAACAAAATAAACTTAAACTTTAATGAAATTGCAATTTTATCCGCTATTAAAACAGCACATATTACAAAAGTGTTAATAAGAGAGGAACTTGAAGCGATTTTTCATGAGACAGGCGTTCTATTAGTAAAACAAGAGGGTACTACTAATAATAGTGAATCGATCACAATTCACTTTGATCAATTTAGAAGATTACAAAATGAAATTGAGAACTTGCGTAAGAGTATAGAATAAAATGCGTTTTTCATAAAGGGGGATTGTTTTATGCTAAAAGAATGGCTAAAGAACAATTTTGATAAATCTAATTGTAGACATAAGTACAATTTCATCAGGATGCAAGATAACGAGAACTTTAGAAAAGGTGAACTAGGTGCAGTTTATATATATCGATGTGAAAAGTGAGGGAAAGAAAAAATGAAGTTAAAAAATAATAATGATATAAATACTGATTTTTTGGGAATATAAGGGTAACTTTAAAGGTTACTCTTTTTATTTACAATCAAACAGTATTGTATACCATCGCATTCTAAAGTAGGAAATAAAATGATGCATAGGTGAGAAGCGCAAATTGCTGATTTCATACCTATCGAAAAACTCCTTATTTAAAAAGAGGGACTTTAAATTTAAAATGAAAAGTAAAATGATTGATGCACAAAATTACATATAGAAAATAAAATAAGAAATTATAGGTGGAACTTTATAGTTTGAAATGAATTAGAAAGAGGATGTAAATTTCATGAGGAGACGGTAATGAAAAATGAAGAATTGGAAATCTTGATATAGGTGATGAAAAAAATGAACCCACGTGGTTTAAAAGTTACAGGAGCATGGTTTCAAGTAGGTGGTAACCTTATAGCGGCTATTGGGACAACAAGAGGGTTTATGGAAGAAGAAAAGATTGAATCAGATCTTGTTATTGTAGGTAGTTCACTACAGGCTCTAGGATATATATTACAACTTGTGAAAATAGAGAAAATAGTAGATATACAAAACATAAAAGAGAAAGAGGAGATAGATAGCCGAGAAGAGCAGGTGGAAAAGAGAAGTGAATCTTTGGAGAGAACAGGGATTGAACTATTAGCTTTAGGTAACATTTCAAATGTAATTGGAACGTATTTTAATGTGAATAAGCAAAAGAAAGAGAACGATTATCTTATTATTACAGGAAATACTTTGCAGTCTATTGGTGCGTTCTTTGGAGTAGAAGCAGCATTGAATGAGATAAATAATATTCCATGGGTAATTGTATTCGGGAATTCTATGCAAAGTTTAGGAGCTGGGATGCAAGCATATCAAGGTATTCACAATATATCAAAAGAGGAAAAAATAAATAAAAAAAGGTCTACAGATACAGATAAAGAAGACCAAAGATTAGTTGGACTTATCGGTATTTGGATACAGGCAATCGGAACGTTCATTTCAGCGATTGGATTAACTGAAATAGTAGAAAAAGAAAGAAAAACAATAGATATGCCAAAAAAAGTTGAGATGATCGGTAGATGAACGGAGAGTATTTCAACTTTTTTAAGTAGGACAAGGGATATAACGGGGTTACTGTTCATATAGTAAAGGAATATGTTGTAGGTTTTTCTTCTTTTCTGTCGAATATGTAATAAAAGGGAGGTAGTAACATGAATCAGTTTGAATTAGAAAGAATTACTTATTTAGGAGGAAGAAAAGAAGAAGTAGATTTTCGCACAGCTAATGTAAGTATTGATAACTATTTGGACTGGAAAATCACAATAAATGGAACTACTGATCAATATGAAGTTTTTATAGAAATAATGAAGAGAAATGAGCAACCTGTATTTGAATTGCTTACTGCTAGTGGAGAAGTTTTTCAAGGTAGAACAAAAATAATAAAAATGATTCCTGATATTCTTCATACAGAAATAGAATTGTTTGGTATAGGGAAGTTGAATGGATATAAAATAAAAAGCGTCCAATAGGATGCTTTTTATCATGTTAATAGGGAACAATGTAAGTGATTATAGCGGAAAAATATACAATAAGGAGATTTGATAAGAATGATGTATTTGTTAGCAATTCTTCTTCCGCCAGTGGCTGTTTTATTTTGTGGGAGACCATTTCAAGCGATAATAAATCTTATTTTAACATTAATTTTTTGGGTTCCAGGGGCTATACATGCAATTCTTGTCGTACATGATAAAAAGGCAGATCGGCGCCTTGAAAAACAAATTAAAGCATATGATGAAATAAATAAGCGAAATCGAAATTGATTAGAACATATAATGAAAAGTTAAATTGTATATAAAGACGACTTCTGAAAGAGGTCGTTTTTATGTGTACATTTTGAAATGTGAAATAAATAATTATACCTTTAAGTAAGTAGAAAAAAGAGTAAGGAAATTACATATATAGATAATAATATTGAATCACGTATTGTCTTTCCTCTTGTATGTAAAGGATAGTAGTTTAAATTTTAGTACGGCGGTAAGAATTTTTAATATAAGTATCATGATAATAGCTTTTGGATTGAGCATTCAGTAAGCCGTTGTAAATACTTTCTGGTACATCGAAGAAATCATATGTAGCATTTTTTAGTTTGATTCGTAAAACCATAGAGAAAGGGTTATAACCAACAGCGACTAAATTTTTTGATGTAATTGGATATAGATTCACGTTTATCCATCTCCTTTTTTGAAATAGCAAGACAATATCTTATTGAAATCCTACTATTTTGCAGAATTATAATACTTAGATGATGTATAGTAAGTATAATTACCATGTACTAAACGTGTTTTTTTGAAAGTTCACACGAAATTCATATTGTTATGCTATTTTTATCTCACCTTTGATTTCTGAGTAATAGTTATTTAAATAGGAAAAGATTGACCAATTGTAAAAAAGGTATATGATTTATACGAGATACGATATTTTGAAAAACTGAAATTTACTTCTTATATTCTATGTTCTAAAGGCAAGTATTATTAGAAAAAAGAGGGGGAAATGGCTAATAAAAGATTTTTTCTAAATTTAGTAATCTGTGAATTAGGAAAATATCGAATGTTTTTTAGTGGCTTGTTTTTCAAATGAATTGTATCTATAAGGTAACCACAATATTGTGATTTCATTTTCAAGTAAATCAACGGGAGAATTGAAAGGCAGGAGAAAGCAACATGTCAGAAAAATATCGTTCTCGAGAGGAACGACGACAAATTCAAAAGAAACAACAACCAGCTTCTGAAAAACAAAAAACAAAAGGTAAAACATCGTTTTTTCGTAAATTTCTAATTGGTTGTTTAATACTTGGAATCGTAGGGTTAATAGGAGGGGTAGCTACTTTTTTTGTGATGATTAAAGATGCACCTAAACTTGAGAAAGCAAAGCTTGTTAATCCATTATCATCAAAAATCTATGATAAAGATAAGAACCTGATATATGAATATGGAAAAGAAAAGCGAACCAATATTACGTATGATGAAATTCCAAAATTAGTAGAAAATGCATTTTTAGCTACAGAAGATGCACGTTTTTATGAACATAGCGGTGTAGACTTTAAAGGTACTGCACGTGCCGTTTTAGTTAGCCTTAAAGGGGATTACGGTTCTCAAGGTGGAAGTACAATCACACAACAAGTTATAAAAAACTATTTCTTATCTATGGATAAAACACCTAAGCGTAAAGTGCAAGAAGTGTATTTAGCTTATAAATTAGAACAACAATATTCAAAACATGAGATATTAGAGATGTATTTAAATAAGATTAACTTAGGTAACCGTTCATATGGTATTGCAACAGCAGCAAAAAACTATTACAACAAAGAATTAAAAGATTTAACTTTACCGGAAGTTGCGATGCTAGCTGGTTTACCAAAAGCACCTAACAATTATGATCCAACGAAACCGCAAAATGTTGAGAGGGCGACAGAAAGAAGAAATGTTGTACTTCACTTAATGAATCGACATGGTTATATCTCTAAGGCGCAAATGGAAGAAGCATCAAAAGTTCCTGTTACAGAGGGACTACAAGAGCCAGCAGAAATAAAAGAAATGCCATATCCTGTATTTATGGATGCTGTTGTGAAAGAGGTAGAGAAAGAGTTGCCAGATGCAAATATTGGCTCTGATGGTTTATCTATCTATACAACATTAGATCCGGAGGCACAGAAACTCGCTGATAATCTTTTGAATACAAATATTATTGATTATCCAAATGAGAAATTCCAAGGTGCTTTCACATTTATGGATACGAAAACAGGAGAAGTTCGAGCAATAGGTAGTGGGCGTGGTGAAAATAAAGCTGTGTTTAAAGGACATAATATGGCAATTGAATTGGATCGTGCGGCAGGTTCAACGATGAAGCCAATCTTTGATTATGCGCCAGCTATTGAATATTTAAAATGGGCTACTTACCATCAACTTGATGATTCACCATATAAATATTCGGCAGGACAAGAAGTCAGAAATGCAGATAGAAATTATGTAGGTGCGATAACAATGCGTGATGCACTGAAAATGTCACGTAATATTCCAGCAATTAAAACAGCAAATGAAGTAGGGTTGAGCAAAGCAAAAGGTTTCGCAGAAGGTTTAGGTATTACATTTGGTAAAGAGGTACCGGAGTCAACAGCAATTGGTACAAATGAAGTATCACCAACTGAAATCGCAGGGGCTTATGCAGCATTTGGTAATGACGGTAAGTATACGAAGCCACATTTCGTTAAGAAAGTCGTTTATCCAGATGGGAAATCTAAAAGTTTTGAAGCGAAGTCAAAACGTGTTATGGAAGATTCAACAGCTTATATGATTACTGATATGCTACGCTCTGTTGTTAATTCTGGTACAGGTACAGCTGCAAATGTAAGTTCTTTAGATGTGGCAGGTAAAACAGGAACGACAAATTATTCTTCGGAACAATTAGCGAAATATAAAATACCAGAAAGTGCTACTCGTGATAGTTGGTTTGCAGGCTATACACCGCAATATACAATGGCGGTGTGGACCGGGTATATGAAAGATGGTAAAGATGATTATATAAGTGGTAAGAATACGAAAATTGCACAGCAAATTTTTAAAGAAATGATGAGCCAATTTGGTACAGATAAATCACGCTTTAAAATGCCAAGTAGTGTTGTTCAAGAAGGAAGCGAATTACGTATAAAAGGTGAAAAGCGAGACTCTTCTCCAAATGCAAGTACGTCTAATTCAAATGAAAAACCAAAAAATAATAATCAAAACAATCAAAATAAACAACAAGAACAACAAAAAACAGAAGAAGAGAAAAAACAGCAAGAGCAACAGCAGCAAGAACAAAAACAAAATGAAGAAAATAAGAAAAATGAACAAAATCAAGATAACGCAACTAATAACGGAAATGGCCAAGGGAACACAACGTCTCCAGGTAATGGAAATGGTCAAGGAAACTCAACACCGCCAAGTAGTGGAGGTGGAAATGAGAATCCGACACCGCCAAGTACAGGAGGTGGTCAGCCTACACCACCAAGTAATGGAGCTGGAAATGGGAATCCAACACCGCCAAGTACAGGAGGTGGTCAGCCTACATCACCACCAACCACTGGAGGGGGTACTGTAGAGGCGCCTGCTAATCAAAATGGTGGACAATAAGTAATTTATATGAAAATGCATAAAAAAACACCTAATGTACCGTATAGAATCGGCGCATTAGGTGTTTTTTGTTGAAGGAAATGATAGTTATTTAAATATTAAAAGTCCCATAAAAGTTTTGAAAATAAATTGAGGGAAAGTGATAGAAGATTTGTGTCGGTACATAGGGAGAAGGATAGGGAGTGTACGGAGTGCTACTAATATGGTGTGTTCCATGGTGCCAGAACGAAGGGGTTCCTTGTCCTGGGCCTTGAAATTGTTGCCAAGTGGCAGGGAGTTCAATGCCAACGTCAGAAGTTGCTGTATGAACAGCAGGAACATGTACAGAAGGAGACGCGGGAGCTGCGACGACAATTCTTAAAGGGGAAAGCCACATAAAAAGAATCCCTCCTAAATGTAATGATGAAGTAGTATATTCGTTCACTTCATACAAATGTGCATAGACGATTTTACTATTGGGATATAGGCAAGGCTTTTTTATTAGGCTTACGCCCAAAGTCGTAAGTCTCATTCAAATCGATGATAGACCATTTATATGTAGAAGATACGTCTATTTACGGAGGGAAAAGGATCGTGAAAACTGTACAATTTGGATGTGAACAATATTGATACAGGTCATATGGAGGTATTTTTGATGGAACGATTATGGGCGAAATCGACGATTTAGTGGTGAGTTATCACATGGAAATGGATGAAATTGAATTTAACTATGTAAAATAATAACTTTATTAAAAATGGAAATTCTTTATATAAAAATTATATTTAGGTAATAGTAGAATAAAGGTTATTTGAAAACGAGTTGTATATATGTACAACTCGTTTTTTGTGCATTAAAAAACATAACATCAATATGAAGTAGATTCGTTGTTATTTAAAGTTTTATGGGGATTATATGGCGAATTGATATATTTCAGTTTAGAAATAGAAGAAATAAATGTGTGATTTTTGTTGAAAATGCAAAAATTATTCTCAAAAAATAGTATTACTACATCGAGAAAAGTATAGGAAACTTATCATTATAAAATAAATTGAAATCTTCTAAAAACTCTGATACATTGAGATAGAAATGTAGTTTCACAATATTGTAAAGGCTTACAGTTATGTGCGCGAAGATCTATTAGGATTGGAGGAAATAATAATGAAAGCTGAAGAGAAATTTTCCCCGGGATTAGATGGTGTAGTGGCAGCGGAGACGAAGATTTCGTTTCTTGACACAGTAAAAGGTGAAATTGTGATTCAAGGTTACGACTTAATTGAACTCTCAAAAACAAAAGAGTATTTAGACATTGTGCACCTTTTATTAGAAGAACATCTACCGAATGAAGACGAGAAAGCAAATCTAGAAAAGAAATTGAAAGAAGAATATGCAGTGCCAGAAGGTGTGTTCAATGTTTTAAAAGCATTGCCGAAAGAAACACATCCTATGGATGGATTGCGTACAGGTGTATCTGCACTGGCAGGTTATGACAACGATATTGAAAATCGTTCATTAGAAGTGAACAAAAGTCGTGGTTATAAACTGTTAAGTAAAGTGCCAAATATCGTAGCGAATAGCTACCACATTTTAAATAACGAGGAGCCGATTGAGCCGCTTCAGGAACTATCATATAGTGCGAATTTCTTCTATATGCTAACTGGTAAAAAACCAACTGAACTTGAAGAGAAAATCTTTGATCGCTCTCTTGTTTTATATAGTGAACATGAAATGCCGAATTCTACATTTACAGCTCGCGTTATTGCATCAACACAATCAGATTTATACGGTGCGTTAACAGGGGCAGTTGCGTCTTTAAAAGGTAGCTTACACGGTGGTGCAAACGAAGCGGTAATGTACATGCTTTTAGAAGCTGGTAACGTTGAGAAATTTGAAGAGTTACTACAGAAGAAACTATATAACAAAGAAAAAATTATGGGCTTTGGTCATCGTGTTTATATGAAGAAGATAGATCCAAGAGCGCTTATGATGAAGGAAGCTTTAAAGCAGTTATGTGATGTAAAAGGTGATTACACATTATATGAAATGTGTGAAGCTGGAGAGAAGATTATGGAGAAGGAAAAAGGAATTTATCCGAACCTAGATTACTATGCGGCTCCAGTATATTGGATGCTAGGTATTCCGATTCAACTGTACACACCAATCTTCTTTAGTTCGAGAACAGTAGGATTGTGTGCACACGTTATTGAGCAGCACGCAAATAACCGTTTGTTCCGTCCACGTGTCAATTATATCGGCGAGCGACATGTGCTTAGTAAATAAAAACAACTGGGGAGTTGTTGAGGCCGCCCGCCAGATGGGTGTTTGACCGACACCCATCCTTAATAATAACGAGTTTTCGACAGAAAGGGAAGGATAGCATGATTAAAACAAATGAAATTAAGCAAAAAGATGCATTATTAGAAGAGATTACAGATTATGTATTAAATAAAGAGGTGACAAGTGCAGAAGCTTTCAGTACAGCTCGCTACGTGTTGCTTGATACGCTTGGATGCGGAATTTTAGCGTTACAATATCCAGAGTGTACAAAATTACTTGGACCAGTTGTTCCAGGAACTGTTGTGCCAAATGGTACACGTGTACCAGGAACATCATTTGTACTTGATCCAGTAAAAGGTGCATTTAACATTGG
The DNA window shown above is from Bacillus clarus and carries:
- a CDS encoding YqaE/Pmp3 family membrane protein; this encodes MMYLLAILLPPVAVLFCGRPFQAIINLILTLIFWVPGAIHAILVVHDKKADRRLEKQIKAYDEINKRNRN
- the mmgD gene encoding citrate synthase, whose amino-acid sequence is MKAEEKFSPGLDGVVAAETKISFLDTVKGEIVIQGYDLIELSKTKEYLDIVHLLLEEHLPNEDEKANLEKKLKEEYAVPEGVFNVLKALPKETHPMDGLRTGVSALAGYDNDIENRSLEVNKSRGYKLLSKVPNIVANSYHILNNEEPIEPLQELSYSANFFYMLTGKKPTELEEKIFDRSLVLYSEHEMPNSTFTARVIASTQSDLYGALTGAVASLKGSLHGGANEAVMYMLLEAGNVEKFEELLQKKLYNKEKIMGFGHRVYMKKIDPRALMMKEALKQLCDVKGDYTLYEMCEAGEKIMEKEKGIYPNLDYYAAPVYWMLGIPIQLYTPIFFSSRTVGLCAHVIEQHANNRLFRPRVNYIGERHVLSK
- a CDS encoding spore germination protein, whose translation is MPSVVANLVVQNSNGSFNLGDFYNVSPKENTKAYNGSGASNVGFIVNTFNGVSATNTFDSDLADQNQVGTA
- a CDS encoding transglycosylase domain-containing protein, coding for MSEKYRSREERRQIQKKQQPASEKQKTKGKTSFFRKFLIGCLILGIVGLIGGVATFFVMIKDAPKLEKAKLVNPLSSKIYDKDKNLIYEYGKEKRTNITYDEIPKLVENAFLATEDARFYEHSGVDFKGTARAVLVSLKGDYGSQGGSTITQQVIKNYFLSMDKTPKRKVQEVYLAYKLEQQYSKHEILEMYLNKINLGNRSYGIATAAKNYYNKELKDLTLPEVAMLAGLPKAPNNYDPTKPQNVERATERRNVVLHLMNRHGYISKAQMEEASKVPVTEGLQEPAEIKEMPYPVFMDAVVKEVEKELPDANIGSDGLSIYTTLDPEAQKLADNLLNTNIIDYPNEKFQGAFTFMDTKTGEVRAIGSGRGENKAVFKGHNMAIELDRAAGSTMKPIFDYAPAIEYLKWATYHQLDDSPYKYSAGQEVRNADRNYVGAITMRDALKMSRNIPAIKTANEVGLSKAKGFAEGLGITFGKEVPESTAIGTNEVSPTEIAGAYAAFGNDGKYTKPHFVKKVVYPDGKSKSFEAKSKRVMEDSTAYMITDMLRSVVNSGTGTAANVSSLDVAGKTGTTNYSSEQLAKYKIPESATRDSWFAGYTPQYTMAVWTGYMKDGKDDYISGKNTKIAQQIFKEMMSQFGTDKSRFKMPSSVVQEGSELRIKGEKRDSSPNASTSNSNEKPKNNNQNNQNKQQEQQKTEEEKKQQEQQQQEQKQNEENKKNEQNQDNATNNGNGQGNTTSPGNGNGQGNSTPPSSGGGNENPTPPSTGGGQPTPPSNGAGNGNPTPPSTGGGQPTSPPTTGGGTVEAPANQNGGQ
- a CDS encoding KTSC domain-containing protein, giving the protein MNLYPITSKNLVAVGYNPFSMVLRIKLKNATYDFFDVPESIYNGLLNAQSKSYYHDTYIKNSYRRTKI
- a CDS encoding DUF6944 family repetitive protein, which translates into the protein MNPRGLKVTGAWFQVGGNLIAAIGTTRGFMEEEKIESDLVIVGSSLQALGYILQLVKIEKIVDIQNIKEKEEIDSREEQVEKRSESLERTGIELLALGNISNVIGTYFNVNKQKKENDYLIITGNTLQSIGAFFGVEAALNEINNIPWVIVFGNSMQSLGAGMQAYQGIHNISKEEKINKKRSTDTDKEDQRLVGLIGIWIQAIGTFISAIGLTEIVEKERKTIDMPKKVEMIGR